The genome window GGCCCTGGACCGGCTCGCTGAGGAAGGCCGCGACGTCAACGACGAGAAGACGCTGCGCCTGGCCGTGGGCCGCGAGCGCAAGCTGTGGCTCAGCGGCGAGCTGGTGCGCGCCGGCATGGAGCGCGCCGCCCACTGGGGCTGGCCCAACACGTACACGTACACCAAGTCCCTGGGCGAGCAGGTGCTCGCGGCCACCCCGGGCCTGCGCTACTCCATCGTCCGGCCGTCCATCGTCGAGAGCGCGCGGCACTTCCCCTTCCCGGGTTGGAACGAGGGCTTCACCACGTCCGCGCCGCTGGCCTTCGCCGGCATCAAGGGCCCGGGTGGCATCCCCGCCGGGGAGAGCACCATCCTGGACATCATCCCGGTGGACCAGGTGGCCGGCGCCACCATCGGCATCACCGCGCACGCCATCGAAGTGGAGGAGCGGCGCGTCTACCAGCTCGCCTCCGGCGACGTGAATCCGTTCTACGCCAGCCGCTCCGTGGAGCTGGTGGGCCTGTACCGCCGCCGCTACTACCGCAACCGCGAGACGGGCAACCGGCTGATGAACTCGCTGCGCTCGCGCCTGGAGCCGCAGCCGGTCAGCAAGAAGGAGTTCGAGCTGTTCAGCGCGCCCATGCTGTCGCGCGGCGCGCGCTTCCTGAAGAAGGCCATCGACGAGGTGCGGCCCGCGTGGGGCGCCCCGGCCGTGCAGGCCCTGCTGGACAAGGCGAAGGTGACGCTGGACGAGACGGAGGAGTCGGCCCAGGGGCTGATGGCCCTCACGGACCTGTTCCTCCCCTTCCTCTACGAGAACCGGTACGTCTTCCGCTGCGACAACACGCGCTCCGTCTATGCGCGCATGGCGCACGCGGACCGGATGAAGGTGCCCTGGGACCCTGAGCACATCGACTGGCGCGCGTACTTCATGGAGACGCACCTCCCCGGCCTGGAGAAGTGGGTGTTCCCCGGCCTGGAGGAGGAGCGCGAGAAGCGCACCGTCATCCCCGCGCACAGGGATTTGCTCGAGCTGCTCGAGGCCACGGTGCATGCGTACCGGCACCGGGTGGCCTTCCGCATGGTGGCCGGCGAGCGCGAGGAGCGCTTCACCTTCGGAGAGGTGCACCGCTACGCCTCGCGCGTGGGCAGCTTCCTTTTGGGCAAGGGCATCAAGGCGGGCGACCGCGTGCTGCTGGTGTCGGAGAACCGGCCCGAGTGGGGCATCTGCTACTTCGGCATCCTCCGCGCGGGCGCCACCGCCGTGCCGGTGGACCCGGGCCTGAGCGAGGCCGAGGTCGTCAACATCTGCCGCCGCGCCGAGGCGCGCGCGTGCCTGTTGTCCGAGGACGCGGCGAAGGACTTCCCCGGCCTGCTCACCGCGCTGGGCGAGGGCGTCACCACCGCCAGCCTCGCGGAGGCGATGACGGGCAACCCGGCGTTCCCGGACCGCATCGGCCCGGTGAAGAAGTCGGCGTCCGCGGACGACCTCGCCAGCGTCATCTTCACCTCCGGCACCACGGGCACGCCCAAGGGCGTCATGCTCACGCACCGCAACTTCACCTCGCTGGTGGCGAAGCTGGCGGGCGCGTTCGACGTGGGCGTGGGTGACGGCGTGCTGTCCGTGCTGCCCTTGCACCACACCTTCGAGTTCTCCGCCGGCTTCCTCACCCCGTTCTGGCGCGGCGCGGAAATCACGTACATCGACGAGCTGACGTCGGACCGGCTGGGCGAGGTGTTCGAGACGGGCCGCATCACCGCCATGGTGGGCGTGCCGGCGCTGTGGCAGCTGTTGCACCGGAAGATTACGCAGGAGTTCGCCAGCCGCCCGCCCTTCATCGAGCAGGCGCTGAAGGCGCTGATGGCCACGCACGGCGAGCTGCGCAACCGGGGCAACATCAACCTGGGCAAGCTGCTCTTCTGGCCGGTGCACCGCAAGTTCGGCGGGCGCATCAAGGTCATCGTCTCGGGCGGCTCGGCGCTGCCGGACGAGGTGCACAAGGCCTTCCACGAGCTGGGCTTCAACATCACCGAGGGCTACGGCCTGACGGAGTCCGCGCCGGTGCTGACGGTGACGGAGCCCGGCAACAAGCGCCAGCCCGGCACGGTGGGCCGCGCGCTGCCCGGCATCGAGCTGCGCATCGCCAACCCGGACAACGACGGGCTGGGCGAGGTGCTGGCCAAGGGCCCCAACGTCATGCCCGGCTACTTCGGGGACCGCGAGGCCACCGAGGCCGTCCTCAAGGACGGGTGGCTCCACACCGGTGATTTGGGACGTCTGGACGCGGAAGGAAGGCTGTACCTCGTCGGCCGCGCGAAGGACGTCATCATCGACCACAACGGGAAGAACATCTACCCGGACGAGCTCGAGGAGCTGTACCAGGACCACACGCACATCAAGGAGCTGTCCATCGTCGGCCTGCCGGACGAGGCGGGCGGCGAGAAGGTGGCCTGCCTGTGCGTGCCGGACTACGCCGAGCGCCCGCGTGAGGAAGTCCGGCGCGAGCTGGAGGAGCACTTCCGCAAGGTGAGCGCGGCCATGCCCTTCTACCGGCGCGTGAAGGTGCTGCGACTGTGGGACGGCGAGCTGCCGCGTACCGCCAAGCGCAGCGTGAAGCGCAAGCAGGTGGTGGAGGAGCTCTTGCGCCTGGAGCGCATGGCGGCCAGCGCCAGCAAGGCGCGCGAGAAGGTGGCCCACCCCACCACCGGCGGCGTGGGCGACTGGCTCTACCCGCTCATCGCCGAGGTCTGCCACAAGCCGCTCGCCGACGTGCGGCCGGACTCGCTGCTCAGCGGGGACCTGGGCTTCGACTCGCTGATGCTCACCGAGCTGTCCTCCGCGCTGGAGGCGGCCGGCGTGCCCCTGCCCGCGGTGGAGGACCTGACGCAGGTGCAGACGGTGGAGGACCTTCGCAAGGTGGTGGCCTCTTCCGGCAAGCGCCCCTCCGTGGACACGCGGGCGAAGGACATCTCCAAGGAGAACGAGCGGGCCGAGGAGGTGGAGATTCCGGTGCCCGACGTGGTGGCCAACGTGGGCCGGCAGCTCCTGTCCTTCGGGCAGAAGGTGCTCTACGGCGGCGTCTTCGACGTGAAGGTGACGGGCAAGCCCTTCATCCCGATGAACCGCAACTTCCTCGTCATCGCCAACCACGCCAGCCACCTGGACGCGGGGCTGGTGCGCGTGGCGCTGGGCGAGCAGGGCGACCGGCTGGTGTCGCTGGCCGCGCGCGACTACTTCTTCAACACGCCGCTCAAGCGCGCCTGGTTCGAGAACTTCACCAACCTGATTCCGATTGAGCGGCACGGCTCGCTGCGCGAGTCGCTGCGCATCGCCGGCGAGGCGCTGCGCCAGGGCTACAACGTCCTCATCTTCCCGGAGGGCACGCGCTCCACCACCGGCGAGCTGATGGAGTTCAAGTCCACGCTGGGCTACCTGGCGCTCACCTTCCACATGGACGTGCTGCCGCTCTACATCCATGGCGCCTTCGACGCGCTGCCCAAGGGCAGCGTGCTGCCCAAGACGCAGAAGGAGCTGAAGGTCCACATCGGCCCGGTGCTGGGGCACGAGGTGCTGCGCGCCCGCGTGCAGGGCATGGCGCGCTCGGAGGGCTACCGGTACGTCACCCGCATCGCGGAGGACGCCATGCGGGCGCTGCGCGACGGCGGCGTGCTCAACCTCGAAAGACTGGGTGGACCGGAGGCGAGCGCCCCCTCGCGCGCCTCGCTGCAGGCCTCCACCGAAGGGCAGGACTCGTGAAGCTGCTGGTGACGGGAGGCACGGGGTTTCTCGGCACGCACCTGGTGCCGAGGCTGACGGCGGCGGGGCACTCGGTGCGGCTCATCGGCCGCTCGAAGCCGTCCGGCACGCCGTACGCGGGCACGGAGTACGTCCCCGGTGACTTGAAGGACAGGGACGCGGTGCGCCGCGCGCTGCAGGGCGTGGACGCCGTCTACCACCTGGCGGGGCTCGTCTCCTTCCAGCCGAAGGACGCGCGGAAGATGTTCGAGCTGCACGTGGACAGCACGCGCGAGCTGCTGCGCGACGTGCGCGAGGCGGGCATCAAGCGCGTCGTCCTCGCCTCCACCTCCGGCACCATCGCCGTATCCAAGGACGAGCGCGTCGGCACCGAGCACGATGACTACCCGATTACCGTGGTAGGCCGGTGGCCGTACTACCTGTCGAAAATCTACGAGGAGAAGCTGGCGCTGGAGTACTGCCGCAAGCACGCCATTCCCCTGGTGGTGCTCAACCCCAGCCTGCTGATGGGCCCGGGGGATGACCGGCTGTCCTCCACGTGGACGGTGGTGAAGTTCCTCAACCAGGAGATTCCGTCCATGCCGGGCGGCGGCATCTCCTTCGTGGACGCGCGCGACGCGGCGGACGCCTTCGTCCAGGCGCTCACCCGGGGCGAGCTGTACGGCCGCCACCTGATGGGCGTGAACATGACGCTGGTGGAGTTCTTCCGGCGCCTGGAGCGGCTCACCGGCGTGCCGGCCCCGCGCCTGCGCCTGCCGTCCCAGGTGAACATCCTGGGCGGGAAGCTGCTGGAGCGCTGGGCGAAGCTGCGGGGCGCCACGCCCACGTTGGATCCGCAGGAAGTCGAGATTGGCGAGCACTACTTCTGGCTGGACGCCTCCAAGGCGGAGGCAGAGCTGGGCTTCCGCGCGCGCGACGTGCAGGAGACGCTGGCGGAGACGGTGCAGCACATCTACGGGAAGATGCCGCCCCAGAGCCTGCCGGGCACCAAGGGCCGGCTGGCGGACCTGCGCGACGGCACCTGAGGCGTCCGGGCAGGCCCGCTCTGCCCGTGACTACCGCTGCAGCGGGCGCCGCGCCTCTTCCACCAGGCGCGCCGCCCAGGGCTCCGAGCGGCGGCTCCACACCCAGGCCGCGCCCAAGAAGCCGATGCCGATGAGCACCAGCAACAGCCGCGCGAAGAGCGAGGGCCCCGACTCCTTCGCCACGGGTTAGCCCACCACCCGGTTGCGGCCCGTCTTCTTCGCCTTGTACAGGTTGGCGTCCGCAATCTTGATGAAGTGGGTGGGCTCCGTCATGTCCGGTGTCATCTCCGCCACGCCGATGGAGATGGTGACGGGGATTTCCTTCTCGTCGTAGACGAAGGACTTCTCCTCGATGAGCTTGCGAATCTTCTCCGCGAACAGGCGCGCCTTGTCCGGCCCGTCCTCGGGCATGACGAGGGCGAACTCCTCGCCGCCGTAGCGGGCGAAGCACTGCTCGCGGCGCACCATGCGCTTGATGGACTGGGCCAGCTCCCGCAGCACCGCGTCCCCGGCCAGATGGCCGTGGACGTCGTTGATCTGCTTGAAGTGGTCGATGTCGAACATCATCAGCGTGAGCGAGCGCTGGTAGCGGCTGGAGCGCCCCATCTCCTTCTCGAGGTACTCGAGGAAGTAGCGCTTGTTGTTCACGCCGGTCAGGCCGTCGGCGATGGTCAGCGTGTAGATGGTCTCGTGGTACTGGGTCTCGATGTTGTCGCCATCGAGGAACTTGAAGATGGAGCCACCCACCTTGATGAGGTCCCCGCTGCGCAGCGGCGAGGCCTGGAGGACCTCCTGGTCGTTCAGGTAGGTCCCGTTGGTGGAGCCCAGGTCCTCCACGAACATGCGGCCCCCGCGGCCGAGCACACGGGCGTGCCGGCGGGAGACGTTGTCCAGGTCCACCCAGATGTGGTTGCCCTGGTCTCGTCCGATGGTGAGCTCGGAGTCGATGAGGTACTTCTTGCCAAGCTCCGGACCGTGAATCTGCACGAGGCAGCATTCGGCGTTGCGCTCGGCGCGCACGTCCTTGAGCGTGGAGATCTTGGTGACGCGGGTTTCGTCTCCGGACATCGCCCCGCGAGGCTAGCAGTCCATCCGCCTCCGGGGAAGCCAGGCAACCGCCAGGAAAGGAGCTTCCTTCCTCCCACATCCGGCCCGTCCCAGGAGGGAGGCAGCCGGGGGGCGTACCTGAACGGGCGGTTCGGCATTCAACGAAGGCAGCCGAGCGGGCACGTGCGCCCTTGTCGGGCTGGGGCGAACGGTTAAACGTCCCCCCACCTATGTCCAAAGTCCTGGCAATGATTCTGGCGGGAGGCGCGGGTACCCGCCTGGAGCCGCTCACGCGCGAGCGGGCCAAGCCCGCGGTGCCGTTCGGCGGCCGCTACCGCATCATCGACTTCGTCCTCTCCAACTTCGCCAACTCCGGCGTGTACCGGATGAAGGTGCTCACGCAGTACAAGAGCGACTCGCTCAACAACCACCTGTCCCGGGCCTGGCGGATGACGGCCTTCCTGGGCCACTACGTGGAGTCGGTGCCCGCGCAGATGCGGACCGGCGTGGACTGGTACAAGGGCAGCGCCGACGCCATCTACCAGAACCTCAACATCATCACCGACGAGGAGCCCGACTTCATCTTCGTCTTCGGCGCGGACCACGTGTACCGGATGGACACGCGGCAGATGCTGGACTTCCACAGGACGAAGAAGGCCGCGTGCACGGTGGCCGCCATCCCCGTCCCGATTGAGCAGGGGCGCGAGTTCGGCATCATCGACGTGGGGCCGGACGGGCGGATGCGGCAGTTCCTGGAGAAGCCGAAGGACCCGCCGCCCATGCCGGGCAACCCGAAGATGTGCCTGGCGTCCATGGGCAACTACCTCTTCTCCACCGACGTGCTGGTGCAGGAGGTGGTGCGGGACGCGGCGAACGAGACGAGCGCCCACGACTTCGGCAAGTCCATCATCAGCGAGCTGTACAAGACGGCGCCGGTGTACGTGTACGACTTCGCGCAGAACACGATTGGCGGCCAGGAGCCGAAGGAGCGCGGCTACTGGCGGGACGTGGGGAACATCGACGTGTACTACCAGTCCAACATGGAGCTGGTGGAGGTGGACCCCGTCTTCAACCTCTACAACGACCGCTGGCCCATCCACACCCAGCCGAACAACTACCCGCCGGCCAAGTTCGTCTTCGCGGACAAGGACAACAGCCGGGTGGGCCACGCCACGGACTCGCTGGTGGCGGAGGGGTGCATCATCTCCGGCGGGCACGTGAATCGCTCGGTGCTGTCCCCGAAGGTGCGCATCAACTCGTACTCGGAGGTGGAGTCGTCCATCCTCTTCGAGAACGTCACCATCGGCCGGCGCTGCCGCATCCGGAAGGCCATCATCGACAAGAACGTGGAGATTCCGCCGGGGATGACGATTGGCTACGACCCGGTGGAGGACAAGCGGCGCTTCCACGTCACGCCGGACGGGGTGGTGGTGATTCCCAAGGGCATGAAGGTGACCTGAGGCGGCCATGGGTGCGGCGGGGGGCCTCCACCTCAGGCCGGCGCGGGAGTCGGACCGGCGCACCCTGTGGCGCATCCACGTGCAGGCGGTGGAGGCGCTGTGCCGCGAGGTGTATGCGCCGCACGAGCTGAGCACCTGGGTGCGGCTGTTGCGGCCGGAGGGCTACCTGCGGCCGGACCGGCCGCGCACGGTGCTGGTGGCCGAGCGGGGCCGGAGGCTGGTGGGCTTCGGGCAGGTGGACACCCGCGCGGGCGAGCTGGAGGCCCTGTACGTGGTGCCGGACGAGGTGGGCCACGGCGTGGGCTCCACCCTGCTGGCGGCGCTGGAGGACGCGGCGTGGCACGAGGACGTGCCGCTGCTGGGCCTGGATGCCAGCCTCAACGCCGAGCGCTTCTACCGGCGCCATGGCTACGTGTGGATGCACGCGGCGCGGCGCCCGCTGACGCCGGAGGTGCAGCTGGCCTGCGTGCGGATGCAGAAGCGGCGGCCGGCGTCCGCCCGGAGGCAGGAGCCGGCCGCGGCGGGCGACGCGGACACGCCTAGGTGAAGGCGGCGCGGACCTCGGGCTTGCGCAGCACCACCAGGGCCCAGATGCCCACGGGGAGGCCCAGGCAGAGACACGGGCCACAGCAGGGAATGAGGGAGAGGATGCCAGCCGTCATCGCCAGGCCGTAGCTCTTGAGGCTCTTCATCTTCAGCGCGCCGAAGAAGACGAGCGCGTTGATGAGGAGGTAGGGCAGGCTGACCGCGAGGCGCCCGCCCGTGGACGTCATGAATTCA of Pyxidicoccus xibeiensis contains these proteins:
- a CDS encoding NAD-dependent epimerase/dehydratase family protein codes for the protein MKLLVTGGTGFLGTHLVPRLTAAGHSVRLIGRSKPSGTPYAGTEYVPGDLKDRDAVRRALQGVDAVYHLAGLVSFQPKDARKMFELHVDSTRELLRDVREAGIKRVVLASTSGTIAVSKDERVGTEHDDYPITVVGRWPYYLSKIYEEKLALEYCRKHAIPLVVLNPSLLMGPGDDRLSSTWTVVKFLNQEIPSMPGGGISFVDARDAADAFVQALTRGELYGRHLMGVNMTLVEFFRRLERLTGVPAPRLRLPSQVNILGGKLLERWAKLRGATPTLDPQEVEIGEHYFWLDASKAEAELGFRARDVQETLAETVQHIYGKMPPQSLPGTKGRLADLRDGT
- a CDS encoding GNAT family N-acetyltransferase, which encodes MGAAGGLHLRPARESDRRTLWRIHVQAVEALCREVYAPHELSTWVRLLRPEGYLRPDRPRTVLVAERGRRLVGFGQVDTRAGELEALYVVPDEVGHGVGSTLLAALEDAAWHEDVPLLGLDASLNAERFYRRHGYVWMHAARRPLTPEVQLACVRMQKRRPASARRQEPAAAGDADTPR
- a CDS encoding GGDEF domain-containing protein gives rise to the protein MSGDETRVTKISTLKDVRAERNAECCLVQIHGPELGKKYLIDSELTIGRDQGNHIWVDLDNVSRRHARVLGRGGRMFVEDLGSTNGTYLNDQEVLQASPLRSGDLIKVGGSIFKFLDGDNIETQYHETIYTLTIADGLTGVNNKRYFLEYLEKEMGRSSRYQRSLTLMMFDIDHFKQINDVHGHLAGDAVLRELAQSIKRMVRREQCFARYGGEEFALVMPEDGPDKARLFAEKIRKLIEEKSFVYDEKEIPVTISIGVAEMTPDMTEPTHFIKIADANLYKAKKTGRNRVVG
- a CDS encoding AMP-binding protein, which gives rise to MEQAQLPELNVSRVFTGRRVLFAGATGFVGKVTLSMLLTRYGQELDKVYVLVRKGSAASAERRFFDKVATSEPFQPLRDAYGDAGALEFIHKKVEVLDGDITDPWVGLEESQVEALTGKVHAFINCAGLVSFNPSLEVGLNVNTHGLKFAAALAVRWGVPLVHMSTAFVAGNRDGLVFEDEEVKGYFPKKDELDGRDFSLEQELQDAEKIVARLREQADDRALTSTFRKKALDRLAEEGRDVNDEKTLRLAVGRERKLWLSGELVRAGMERAAHWGWPNTYTYTKSLGEQVLAATPGLRYSIVRPSIVESARHFPFPGWNEGFTTSAPLAFAGIKGPGGIPAGESTILDIIPVDQVAGATIGITAHAIEVEERRVYQLASGDVNPFYASRSVELVGLYRRRYYRNRETGNRLMNSLRSRLEPQPVSKKEFELFSAPMLSRGARFLKKAIDEVRPAWGAPAVQALLDKAKVTLDETEESAQGLMALTDLFLPFLYENRYVFRCDNTRSVYARMAHADRMKVPWDPEHIDWRAYFMETHLPGLEKWVFPGLEEEREKRTVIPAHRDLLELLEATVHAYRHRVAFRMVAGEREERFTFGEVHRYASRVGSFLLGKGIKAGDRVLLVSENRPEWGICYFGILRAGATAVPVDPGLSEAEVVNICRRAEARACLLSEDAAKDFPGLLTALGEGVTTASLAEAMTGNPAFPDRIGPVKKSASADDLASVIFTSGTTGTPKGVMLTHRNFTSLVAKLAGAFDVGVGDGVLSVLPLHHTFEFSAGFLTPFWRGAEITYIDELTSDRLGEVFETGRITAMVGVPALWQLLHRKITQEFASRPPFIEQALKALMATHGELRNRGNINLGKLLFWPVHRKFGGRIKVIVSGGSALPDEVHKAFHELGFNITEGYGLTESAPVLTVTEPGNKRQPGTVGRALPGIELRIANPDNDGLGEVLAKGPNVMPGYFGDREATEAVLKDGWLHTGDLGRLDAEGRLYLVGRAKDVIIDHNGKNIYPDELEELYQDHTHIKELSIVGLPDEAGGEKVACLCVPDYAERPREEVRRELEEHFRKVSAAMPFYRRVKVLRLWDGELPRTAKRSVKRKQVVEELLRLERMAASASKAREKVAHPTTGGVGDWLYPLIAEVCHKPLADVRPDSLLSGDLGFDSLMLTELSSALEAAGVPLPAVEDLTQVQTVEDLRKVVASSGKRPSVDTRAKDISKENERAEEVEIPVPDVVANVGRQLLSFGQKVLYGGVFDVKVTGKPFIPMNRNFLVIANHASHLDAGLVRVALGEQGDRLVSLAARDYFFNTPLKRAWFENFTNLIPIERHGSLRESLRIAGEALRQGYNVLIFPEGTRSTTGELMEFKSTLGYLALTFHMDVLPLYIHGAFDALPKGSVLPKTQKELKVHIGPVLGHEVLRARVQGMARSEGYRYVTRIAEDAMRALRDGGVLNLERLGGPEASAPSRASLQASTEGQDS
- the glgC gene encoding glucose-1-phosphate adenylyltransferase, whose product is MSKVLAMILAGGAGTRLEPLTRERAKPAVPFGGRYRIIDFVLSNFANSGVYRMKVLTQYKSDSLNNHLSRAWRMTAFLGHYVESVPAQMRTGVDWYKGSADAIYQNLNIITDEEPDFIFVFGADHVYRMDTRQMLDFHRTKKAACTVAAIPVPIEQGREFGIIDVGPDGRMRQFLEKPKDPPPMPGNPKMCLASMGNYLFSTDVLVQEVVRDAANETSAHDFGKSIISELYKTAPVYVYDFAQNTIGGQEPKERGYWRDVGNIDVYYQSNMELVEVDPVFNLYNDRWPIHTQPNNYPPAKFVFADKDNSRVGHATDSLVAEGCIISGGHVNRSVLSPKVRINSYSEVESSILFENVTIGRRCRIRKAIIDKNVEIPPGMTIGYDPVEDKRRFHVTPDGVVVIPKGMKVT